A genomic region of Saimiri boliviensis isolate mSaiBol1 chromosome 20, mSaiBol1.pri, whole genome shotgun sequence contains the following coding sequences:
- the TMED9 gene encoding transmembrane emp24 domain-containing protein 9 encodes MAVELGVRVVRPRPGTELGGVMRALLLWLWLATPGSALYFHIGETEKKCFIEEIPDETMVIGNYRTQLYDKQREEYQPATPGLGMFVEVKDPEDKVILARQYGSEGRFTFTSHTPGEHQICLHSNSTKFSLFAGGMLRVHLDIQVGEHANDYAEIAAKDKLSELQLRVRQLVEQVEQIQKEQNYQRWREERFRQTSESTNQRVLWWSILQTLILVAIGVWQMRHLKSFFEAKKLV; translated from the exons ATGGCCGTGGAGCTGGGCGTGCGGGTCGTCCGGCCCCGGCCGGGAACCGAGCTAGGTGGCGTGATGCGGGCCCTcctgctgtggctgtggctggcgACGCCCGGAAGCGCGCTCTACTTTCACATTGGAGAGACGGAGAAGAAGTGCTTTATCGAGGAGATCCCGGACGAGACCATGGTCATAG GAAACTACCGGACGCAGCTGTATGACAAGCAGCGGGAGGAGTACCAGCCGGCCACCCCGGGGCTCGGCATGTTTGTGGAAGTGAAGGACCCAGAGGACAAG GTCATCCTGGCCCGGCAGTATGGCTCCGAGGGCAGGTTCACTTTCACCTCCCATACTCCTGGCGAGCACCAGATCTGTCTTCACTCCAATTCCACTAAGTTCTCCCTCTTTGCTGGAGGCATGCTG AGAGTTCACCTGGACATCCAGGTAGGTGAGCATGCCAACGACTATGCAGAAATTGCTGCCAAAGACAAGTTGAGTGAGTTGCAGCTACGAGTGCGACAGCTGGTGGAACAAGTGGAGCAGATCCAGAAAGAGCAGAACTACCAGCGG TGGCGAGAGGAGCGCTTCCGGCAGACCAGTGAGAGCACCAACCAGCGGGTGCTGTGGTGGTCCATTCTTCAGACCCTCATCCTCGTGGCCATCGGTGTCTGGCAGATGCGGCACCTCAAGAGCTTCTTTGAAGCCAAGAAGCTTGTGTAG